The following proteins are encoded in a genomic region of Aquifex aeolicus VF5:
- a CDS encoding DsrE family protein, whose amino-acid sequence MKKLVLLFMFFSFLFAEEHAKFVQTPYEAPFKVVVEFYFDEPEKIRPALLWVSNIIYVLSNEPYNFVPGEDIDIVVIIHGTEITTLVKKNREKYKDIWERIEGMSMYGVKFKVCAMAAEQLYGYSKEDFPPFVDLVPSAITELLHWQQKGYALLIPQIYEMKRTREEIR is encoded by the coding sequence ATGAAGAAATTGGTTTTACTCTTTATGTTTTTCAGTTTCCTTTTTGCGGAAGAACATGCAAAGTTCGTACAGACGCCTTACGAGGCTCCATTCAAGGTTGTTGTAGAATTTTACTTTGACGAGCCTGAAAAGATAAGACCTGCACTTCTCTGGGTTTCAAACATCATATACGTGCTCTCTAACGAACCTTACAACTTCGTACCCGGTGAGGATATAGACATAGTCGTGATAATCCACGGGACGGAGATAACAACTCTCGTTAAGAAAAACAGGGAAAAGTACAAAGACATATGGGAGAGAATTGAGGGAATGAGCATGTACGGGGTTAAGTTTAAGGTTTGTGCTATGGCGGCGGAACAGCTATACGGATACTCTAAAGAAGATTTTCCGCCTTTTGTTGACCTTGTTCCTTCAGCTATAACGGAACTCCTCCACTGGCAACAAAAGGGATACGCACTCCTTATACCACAAATATATGAAATGAAAAGGACAAGAGAGGAAATAAGGTGA
- the hslO gene encoding Hsp33 family molecular chaperone HslO: MLIKELSEQVKKDLKDYFQERDYMVIAVPKKEPVRVYVVKATNTVETARRIHNLSPSATVAMGRAIVGALLLTSLLKHGTNQKLLLKIEGDGPIGTIVVEADAKGRVRGFVGNPNVDTYTKEVEGKKKFDVAKIVGKGTLTVVKDLGMGKPYTSVVPLISGEIGQDIAYYLYQSEQTPSAVAVGVKVNEDGSVKHAGGYLVQTLGGTSEKVKELLEKRILSLPPVTEMMEKGMRPEDIAVEILKDMEPQLIGLKEVEYYCPCDEEVAKASLFLMSTQELEDLFNENELAEVSCNFCGRIYRFDRSVIEEKRELEKKKGENGEKKD; this comes from the coding sequence ATGCTGATAAAGGAGCTAAGCGAGCAGGTAAAGAAGGATCTAAAAGACTACTTCCAAGAAAGAGACTATATGGTTATAGCGGTTCCCAAAAAGGAGCCCGTAAGGGTTTACGTCGTTAAAGCTACAAACACCGTTGAAACCGCAAGGAGGATACACAACTTATCACCGTCGGCCACCGTTGCCATGGGCAGGGCTATAGTGGGAGCCCTTCTCTTAACTTCTCTCCTCAAGCACGGTACCAACCAAAAACTCCTTTTAAAAATAGAAGGAGATGGACCTATCGGAACTATAGTGGTAGAGGCAGACGCAAAGGGAAGAGTAAGGGGCTTTGTAGGAAACCCAAACGTGGATACCTACACAAAAGAAGTAGAAGGTAAAAAGAAGTTTGACGTTGCAAAGATAGTTGGAAAGGGAACTCTTACTGTTGTAAAGGACCTCGGAATGGGCAAACCTTACACGAGCGTAGTTCCGTTGATTTCGGGAGAAATAGGACAGGATATAGCTTACTACCTTTACCAGTCCGAACAAACGCCTTCCGCGGTTGCGGTCGGTGTTAAAGTAAACGAAGACGGAAGCGTAAAACACGCAGGAGGGTACTTGGTTCAGACGCTCGGCGGGACTTCTGAGAAGGTAAAGGAACTACTTGAGAAGAGAATTCTCTCCCTCCCTCCCGTTACGGAGATGATGGAAAAGGGAATGAGACCTGAGGACATAGCGGTGGAAATCTTAAAAGACATGGAACCTCAGCTCATAGGTTTGAAGGAAGTTGAGTATTACTGTCCGTGTGATGAGGAAGTAGCAAAGGCTTCGCTGTTTTTGATGAGTACTCAGGAACTTGAGGACCTCTTTAATGAAAACGAGCTTGCGGAAGTTTCCTGCAATTTCTGCGGAAGGATTTACAGGTTTGACAGGAGTGTAATAGAGGAAAAAAGGGAACTTGAAAAGAAAAAGGGTGAAAACGGTGAGAAGAAGGATTAA
- the rpsB gene encoding 30S ribosomal protein S2, which produces MPVVSMKELLEAGVHFGHSKSRWNPKMAPYIYGVRHGIHIIDLNKTIVMLEDAYHFVSDVIAQGGEILFVGTKKQAKDIIKEEAERCGAFYVNERWVGGLLTNFQTVRKSIMKLQTLERMEEDGIFDVLPKKEVRNLRRKMEKLRKLYNGIRDMKKLPDVIWIVDTVREKIAVSEARKLGIPIVAIADSNCDPTVIDYTIPGNDDAIKSIKLLTSKIADAVLEGKQRRESAEEVVPTKERRPVEITERERQLFEQAVEMSEKYAELDKDSTEYE; this is translated from the coding sequence ATGCCGGTAGTTTCCATGAAGGAACTTTTAGAGGCGGGTGTTCACTTCGGACACTCAAAGTCCAGATGGAACCCCAAAATGGCTCCCTACATCTACGGAGTCAGACACGGGATACACATAATTGACCTGAACAAAACCATAGTAATGCTTGAAGACGCTTATCACTTCGTTTCGGACGTTATTGCTCAGGGCGGTGAGATACTCTTTGTCGGAACGAAGAAACAGGCAAAGGACATTATTAAGGAAGAGGCGGAAAGGTGCGGAGCTTTCTACGTTAACGAAAGATGGGTAGGTGGACTCCTCACAAACTTCCAGACGGTCAGAAAGAGCATTATGAAGCTCCAAACACTCGAAAGGATGGAAGAAGACGGAATATTTGACGTCCTCCCCAAAAAGGAAGTGAGAAACTTGAGAAGGAAAATGGAAAAACTGAGAAAACTCTACAACGGTATAAGGGATATGAAGAAGCTCCCCGACGTTATCTGGATAGTAGACACGGTGAGGGAGAAGATAGCGGTTAGCGAAGCGAGAAAACTAGGAATTCCCATAGTTGCCATAGCGGACTCAAACTGCGACCCAACAGTTATTGATTACACAATTCCCGGAAACGACGACGCTATCAAATCCATAAAACTCCTCACTTCTAAAATTGCGGATGCGGTTCTTGAAGGTAAACAAAGAAGGGAAAGCGCAGAAGAAGTTGTACCCACAAAGGAAAGAAGACCGGTCGAAATTACGGAAAGAGAAAGACAGCTGTTTGAACAAGCTGTTGAGATGAGCGAAAAGTACGCAGAGCTGGACAAGGATTCAACGGAGTACGAATAA